The Balaenoptera ricei isolate mBalRic1 chromosome X, mBalRic1.hap2, whole genome shotgun sequence region ttgctTGACTATTGAAATCGTAACTTTCAATTAGTTGTACTTACTAACTACGTCTAGGAATTCTTCCTTTAACCTGAAAGCTTATTTGtgacctcatttttcttaactcagAAATATATATGTGCTTATGTATAAACCCTGATGGCTGAGTCTGAATCTGAATGTACTTCGTTTGCAGTCCCATCCCCCGGAGGACGAAGATACAGATGTCATGCTAGGGCAGAGGCCGAAAAACCCAGTACACAATATCCCTTCAACACTGGACAAGCAGACCAACTGGAGCAAAGCACTACCTCTCCCGACGCCGGAGGAGAAGATGAAACAAGATGCCCAAGTGATTTCTTCTTGCATTATTCCCATCAATGTCACTGGTattgttctgttcttttcttaGGGGCAGTCGGGTCAGAATATTCCATGTATTAAATATGGTCAAAATCGGTGCTGCTTGGTGTACCAGTTAAGAATACGTTTTGTAAACAAATGATACCTTTTTCATCAGAATACGACCCAGAAGATGTTCAATATGCTTTTATCAGGTTTTGAACATCAATTTGCATATGTTCCGCTGGGCTGCTTGTTATGTAAATGATGGACagtttctttttggaaaaaaaagaagtcaccaAATAGCTCTCTGGCCATAGCTGACTGAAATAATGGAGAAAGCGGCAGTGATTAATCATATGATAATGATGCGTGGCACTGCAAGAGAGAAAACAGCAAGCCCCAGGTTTCTAAAACCGCAAGTAATGATCCTGTAGACCAACTATAAAATCTGTTTTCATGCTTCCTTGGATGGAGGTAGGCTTGTTTAAAAGATCGTTTAGACTTCTGCATTGATTTGGGGAATTTTTGACCTAAAAAATACATGGATTCATAGGTGAAGGCTGAATTCTACTCTAAACGCAGCAAGCCTGGCTTCCATTCACCCTCTGCTTTCCTCCTCCTGTGTATTGAGAGTTTGGATATTAATCTAGGTCGAAGGCAAGCCTGAGTGGACTTTTCTTGAAAAGTTTACTGGCAGCAATTGTAAAATCCAGAATTGGTGATCTTAGAATGCGGTAACCTTAGTTGTAAGTAAAATAATGCTATAAAATATTCTAACTTTCAAAGATAGAAATTAAATGATCTACCCATTGGGCTTTCTTTAAGCATCTCTAATAGTTAAATTCTAACTTATTCTTACATTGAAAATCTCAGAATGGCCATTTTATGACTGATTTCCATCCTGGTACCTTGTAACTAAAGATTGTATGTTGCTCGAGATGCATTTTGGACATTGCTATTATTAACGTCACTCCAATGTGTCTCATATAAAGTGGGGAGCAAATGGTGACCAGGTATCAGGGtagatattattttcttcctgacAAAAGGAGTTCTAGTTGATCGGCTGGTTGTGAGCTGGGACTTAATTTTCCTGATGACCTACTCAACTTGTAGGATAAAGTATTCTAAAGATGTGCACTTTATCTGATCTCCGTAATCTAAATGAGATGGCTTAGGGGAGTTCAGCTGTCAAAATGAATCATTTTGGCATCCTCTTAAACTAACTTTCAGTTCTGGGAACATCTGATTATTAGCAGCACCTGCTTTCTTCATGGCACTGTAAGTAAAATCTTGTTTTCAAATTTAGTCTTTCGATTATGGGTCTTGTGATTCAGGAAAAGGGAAGATCTCTCCTTCTGCTTTATTTCAGGAACTCTCAGACTAAAGCCTAGATTATATGTTGATTTCAAGAGCTTTAATGAGAAAGTTGTTTATTATGTCCATATGACACAAAATACCTGTACCTGTAACATAATTATTATGATCAAAAGGAAGGATTTTAATCTTTGGTTAgaactaaaaaaggaaaatttcattAGTATGAATTCTGATAGTATTGAAATTATTCATCATATGATATCTCACACAGATTTTTCAACATGAGTTCTACAAACTGTTGTCACTGTAAAGCTAAGCAGAACTCAAACTGCTTTACTGCATAGCTGAACCAAAGTTTAACATGCCATCCTGCCCCATGTTTAACAGTCAGGATACATGATGAAGCAACCAGATTCCAAAGCACTTTTGGCTTACGGCTTTCTGAAGCAGTGCTCACTCTGAAAAATTCCTGGTACATGCCTGTGCCAGGCAGGAGTTCAAgttcctcacctcctccttcaTCATTCTAGTTTTGATAGGACTGCATGTAGTGTGTCAATAATGTAATTATGGAAAGAGAAACTAACAAGCATCATGGTTTCCCCCGtgtatttacaaaagaaaacagacaccTGTAAAGACTGGGAATTCCAGCTTTACTTACAATTGGTACAGAAGGCAGGTCCACTCAAGTGAAGAACTGAAgactgccttttatttttattttatattgataagACACTGCTGCTAAACCAAAATGTGTCCAATTTAGTCAGCAGAGGAAAGTAGACAGTTACATgatgattttaaaaacacatctccaaagtaaaggagctgttacagtggaggattactggactgaatgtcaatattatgacatagtatgagtgtgtttcatgtttggtaattgcaatcattgttgcttttgttgtggtcatccatgtacaatgcttggtgtcagtctatttatctcttgtaaaaataaaatacagtgtgtatgtgtgggaaaaaaaacaaaaaacacatctCTAGGCTGTTgtttccagagagagagagagagagtgtgtgtgtgtgtgtgtgtagggcttGGGCAGAGTGCAGAGTGGAAAAAAACCCTCACAATGACACTTTTAATgcagaaatgggtcaggatatgtTAGCTGAACTAATTCAGGTTAACATCTTGGCTATGTATCTACTATGCAAAGATATCAGCttcagagagcccagaaagagaCCAGCAAATAGCAGTAACTAAAGGTTGTAAGTCCTTAAGGAGCCGTTTCTGTGTGAGAGTGATTCTTTgatgttatttttctctcctctttcttttgattttccttctttgcttGTTACTTTTGGCAGTGCAAGCTGTTGTGGAGAGCTGCATTTAGAAGTAAAGCTTAATGTACTGCAGCATAATTTAAATAAGAGCTGAATAAGGGCTCCCTTATATTTGTTCACAGGCTTAATCCAAACTCTTCCTTTAGTTCCAGTCAATAAATATCACTGTGTTCCAAGCAAATGAAAATTTGTTTGCCATTTCTAAAGGCTAATGAGACCTATTTGTGGGTTGCAGGAGTTGGTTTTGACAGAGAGGCTAGTATACGCTGCTCTCTTGTTCATTCACAATCCGTACTACAGCGGAGACGAAAActgagaaggaggaaaaccatctCGGGTATCCCCAGAAGAGTCCAACAAGAAATAGGTGTGGTATAAAACTATTAATGGTTAACATTCTGTCGGGTGCCGATTATAAGGAGACGAAATGGAAGCCAGCCTTTAACCAGCTTCCTTAAAAACAGTCAACGTTGTAACTCGTAGAGGTTTTGAAATGATGTGTACTTGTTTTGTGTTCAGTAAGCCAGGtggtattactttttaaatctcCATTCTTGACTGTGAAGGCTTGACCTTATGGATTTAGCCATATACATTCAGATTTTATGGCTGAAATataatattttgctattttttaaaagtattattaaggcggaaattaagtaaaaattaacAAGATTCAATGAAAGATTCTTTTAGAGAAATATACATTTATCTGGAGAGAGATATACTTTTATggcattaattattttaaaaggtaaacttTAAGCACACTCAATTAAATATTGACTATTCATAATATGATACCCTTGGtgacattttttctattttttctgttcAATGTGTTTAAGATATCTCTTCctatggtttttaaaattattattatcatagcATTTCTTGTAATTAAGATTTTTACTTCATATAATGAATtctatgatttttatttcattatgtttATACTGAGAAATAAAAGTGTATAGTGGCCAAGAAAATAAGAtgtattttggttaaaaaaaaaatagtagacaCTTATTGGGGCAAAGTAATTTGAtcgtgaagagagagagaattcacgAAACATCTAAGAGCTTATCTTCTCttagtatacatacatacatacatatagtgtgtgtgtatttgtgtatatatacaaagagagagagacagagagtcagagagggaaagggacagagagagaccGCCCAAAGCATTTTAACTTGCTCCTAATTTtagatgctgatttttttttctgtaagaaaaagCTCCAACATGCCGGCACCCAGAATTGTGGGCATCTCTCAGAATGTCTGTTCATCTGCTGATGTATGAAGTATCTCACTGTGCTTTCCATGTGCCCTAGATTCTGATGAATCGCCCGTGGCCAGGGAAAGGAATGTGATTGTGCACACAAATCCAGATCCTTCCAACGCTGTCAATAGGAGGTCTGGAACCAGGGACTCGGAGTGCCAAACTGAGGATATTCTGATCGCTGCTCCATCCAGAAGGAGAATCAGAGCTCAGAGGGGTCAAAGCATTGCAGCTTCCCTTTCTCATTCTGCTGGCAACATTTCTGCATTGGCAGACAAAGGCGACACCATGTTTACTCCTGCAGTGAGCAGCCGCACGAGATCTCGGAGCCTTCCCAGGGAGGGCAATAGAGGTGGGGATGCTGAGCCCAAAGTTGGTGCTAAACCCTCAGCATATGAAGAGGGGGAGCCTTTCGTGGGAGACCAAGAAAGAACCCTTAACGATGGCAGCGAGGCCCCCAGCAGCCCGAGTGCGCAGGAGCACCAGCCTACTTTGAGCCCGGCCTGTTCTCAACATCTTCACAGCCCCCAGCACAAGTTAAGTGAGAGAGGGAGGTCACGTCTGTCCCGGATGGCTGCCGACTCTGGCAGCTGTGACATCTCCTCCAACTCGGACACCTTTGGGAGCCCCATCCACTGCATCTCCACGGCTGGCGTCCTCCTCAGCAGCCACATGGACCAGAAAGATGACCACCAGTCGTCCAGTGGCAACTGGAGTGGGAGCAGCTCCACATGCCCCTCACAGACCTCAGAGACGATCCCTCCTGCAGCTTCTCCTCCCCTCACTGGCTCTTCACACTGTGACTCGGAGCTGTCACTAAACACAGCCCCTCATGCTAATGAGGACGCCAGTGTCTTCGTGACAGAGCAGTACAACGACCACCTGGATAAAGTGAGGGGCCACCGAGCAAACTCCTTTACCTCCACTGTGGCAGATCTGTTGGATGACCCCAACAATAGCAACACGAGTGACAGCGAGTGGAATTACCTACACCACCATCACGATGCCTCCTGCCGCCAGGATTTTAGTCCTGAGCGTCCCAAGGCAGACAGCCTGGGCTGCCCAAGCTTCACAAGCATGGCCACTTATGACAGCTTTCTGGAAAAGTCTCCATCGGACAAAGCAGACACTAGCTCTCACTTTTCGGTGGACACAGAGGGATACTACACCTCCATGCATTTTGACTGTGGTCTCAAAGGTAGTAAGAGTTATGTCTGTCACTATGCAGCCCTGGGCCCAGAGAATGGCCAGGGTGTCGGGGTTCCTCCTACTCTTCCAGACTGTGCCTGGCAGGACTACTTAGACCACAGGAGACAGGGGAGACCAAGCATCTCTTTCAGGAAACCAAAGGCAAAGCCGACTCCACCTAAACGTAGCTCATCATTGAGGAAGTCTGATGGAAATGCAGACATTtctgagaagaaagaacaaaagataaGCAGTGGCCAGCTCCTGCCTCACAGTTCCAGGGAAATGAAGCTGCCTCTTGATTTCTCCAACACGCCTTCTCGAATGGAAAATGCCAATCTGCCCACCAAGCAGGAACCTTCTTGGATGAACCAGAGTGAACATGGCATTAAGGAACCTCAGTTAGACACTCCAGATGTTCCACCATTCAAAGATGAAGGTGCTGAATCAACTCACTATGCAGACCTCTGGCTTCTAAATGACTTGAAAACAAATGATCCTTACAGATCTTTATCTAATTCAAGCACTGCTACGGGTACCACAGTTATCGAATGCATCAAATCTCCAGAGAGCTCTGAATCCCAAACATCCCAGTCAGAATCTAGAGccaccaccccctcccttccttctgttgACAATGAGTTTAAACTGGCTTCACCAGAAAAGCTGGCTGGCTTGGCATCTCCATCAAGCGGCTACTCAAGCCAGTCTGAAACGCCAACGTCCTCTTTCCCTACAGCTTTCTTTTCTGGCCCATTGTCTCCTGGAGGtagcaaaagaaaaccaaaagtccCAGAAAGGAAATCCTCACTACAGCAACCCTCTTTAAAAGATGGAGTTCTATCACTGGGTAAAGACCTTGAACTTCCAATTATACCTCCTACCCATCTTGACCTAAGTGCTCTTCATAATGTCTTAAATAAACCattccaccaccatcacccattGCATGTTTTCAGTCATAATAAGCAAAACGCAGTAGGAGAAACACTGAGGTCAAATCCTCCACCGTCTCTTGCAATTACACCAACAGTCCTGAAATCTGTTAACCTTAGGTCCATCAGTAGGTCTGAAGAAGTTAAGCAAAAAGAAGGCAACAATACAAATCTCCCCTACTTAGAGGaaagcactctcaccatggctgCCCTGTCTCCAGGTAAGATTAGGCCACATATGACTAAGAAATCACTATCACGTCAGTACTCCACTGAAGACACCATATTGTCCTTTTTAGACCCCTCTGCAGTTGAGATGGAACCAGATAAACTACAATTAGAAAAAAACCATTCTTTTGATGTGAAGAATCATTGTGATCCAGAAACAGTAACCTCAGCTGGTACCAATCTTCTAGATTCAAGTGTCACAAAAGACCAAATACATATGGAGAGTGAGCCTATTCCAGAAAACACACCAAGTAAAAGTTGTGACTTTTCCCCAGAAGGATTTCAGAGGGTCTCTGCTGCTCGCCCAAATGATTTGGATGGTAAAATACTACAATGTGGAGCTGGTCCAGATGGAGCCCTAGCGCAGGTCCAGAAGGCATCTTCTGCAGACCAGGAGGAAGCTGCACACCCTGAGTCTGTGGACGTGCTCACATCTCAGTCAAACTCACCAACTAGAGTCACAGACATAAACAATCAACTTAAGCATCAACTTGGGATGAGCCGCCACCATGACAAAGTGCCTGGGAATATCAGCTATGAAGCAGAGATATCAACCGTAAATCCATGCCCTGAAAAATGTTCTGAGCAGGAAAATATTGCTTCAGGTATTTCAGCCAAAAGTGCCTCTGATAACAGCGGAGCAGAGGAGACCCAAGGAAGTGTGGATGAGGTTTCACTGAAAGGTCAGTTGTTGACACCTTTGTCACAATGGGAAGGTGTCTCGTGGCACTTCctgaagtttttctttcttaccttCCCCATAATACAGTACAGCCCTGGGTATTggcttccctccttcttttcGCTTATTAAAACAATTAAGATAAAAGCTTTTATCATGGAGGGACTAAGTGTGACAGATAGcgccttcattttaaaaatggcgGTCAGGTAACTGTTGCTTAGTTGTTCCCTGAGTCAGTGAAGCCCAGCAGCGTGCTGGGTGACTTCTTCCTAAAGATGCTTTTGTTCTTAATTTAAGAATCGTCACCGAGTGATGACTCTGTGATTTCACCACTAAGTGAAGACTCTCAGGCTGAAGCAGAAAGTGTGTTTGTGTCTCCAAATAAACCTCGAACAACGGAGGATTTatttgcagtcattcacaggtgagGCAACAATACCAAAGGTTCTGCTTCTTACGTGCTTCTCATCAAACGCAAATATGGAAGAGCCTTGGGTACTTGTAATACATTCAGCAAAAAACATAAgcaagcaaagaaaaattatttttccaaatcaaATTGATAGACTTATATTCAAGTTGGGAAATATGTGGCCTTATATACAGTTAGGTAGACCTCAATTGAGAGACTTTCCTAAGAACTGCTGAGGGtagctgatttttttccctaggaaagacattctgaaacaagtttttaatttgaaaacaatTTGTGGTCAAGTAACTCAAGGGCGAAAGCTCAAACTCTAGTGTAATCTCTGACATTTAAATAATTCCTTAACCTAAAAACACATGCTCAAAGCTATAATCCTACACTAGCAGAGATAAATATAAGGTGACTCACTAAACACAGCCCCAAGTTTGAGACAAAACAGTATATAAACCTGCCCATTTCATAGCTCACAACAACTAATCACtgctccctttcttccctctcttcctaaaACTTACATTTCTTTAATAACACTGGCCTTCTCTAACTTTAATGCTCCATATCCCATGAATAGGGGATGTCCTCTAGGCTGCTTTTCCAGGATAGTGTTGCATCCATGCTGACCATTCATATTCTCTCATCTGCCCCCTGGACCCCTGTGATCAAGGCCCCTATTTGCAAGAATACTCCTTACAAACTGTGACCGAAGAACGAAACAGGAACTAGCCCTTGGAAACTGAACCCGTATCAGACTCAGCTATCCAGTCATAACGTGGCTACTCCTTTCGCAGCTGCCACTGCCTACTTCACTAGGCCTTGGTGACCTAGATGCGACTCCCAAGGGACAAAGCTTGGGGACTGTCTTGTCTACCTCATGAAGTTATACTCTTTGAAGCAAGCTCTTCACAAGCAGCTTACCACTGTTTTTCCCAGGATCCTACTTTTTAGGGGAACTTGTGTTTTCTGTTGATGTGGTTCTCTCATAAAGAAGGAGCACTGCCCTTCGAcaactgtttttttaaaggagCCAATCACAAACACGTTCTGTGTAGACCTTAGCAGGCTCACCTCTCCACTCGGAGAGTGAagaatcattatttttctttgtccctGATTATATTCTCCTCACCCCCTTTTATCCCCAACCTTAGGACAAGTTATTAAATGCTGTGAAGTTAAAGAACCAAATGCTAGTGTCGTGAAGAGTGGACAGAATGTAAGGAGTCGAGTCAGAAAGACCTGGAATTGAATCCCAATGCTGCCACTTCCTGTCCAGTCTTGAGTCAGTTACAACCTGTGTACCTATTTCCCTTGCTGTAAATGGGGATACCTAGAGCTCACATGTTCAGTTTTGATGATAAGATATCATGTTTGTGTCTAGAATATGGTAGATGCTAAAAGCAGACATTAGTTTGAAATCCCTACCCTATTAGAGTGCCAGACACTGGCATACACAAGATAGCAACCACAAAGCTTTCAGTGAACCAAAATCAGGCTGGTGTCCAATTGCAAAGCTGACATTTTCTCTAACCTACAGGTTTTTAGATGGGTGAGAAAGCATGCTGCCAGTACGTAGCAATGAACTGAGTCATGCTGACTCAGTGACTAAGTTCACGAAATTTATGCCTGTTTATTtatcaaaagaaataatataataatgatgGATGGGTGCCTAGGTTTGGTAGACTTACAGAGTTTGGTAATCTTAGATTTACATTTATGCagaatttgtttgcttatttatttatgtgcagCACAGTGacaataaaaattttcttttcttgagagTTTATAGTGCACAGAGCTTTAAGAGCTCCAGAGGTGGTCTAGGTTTCCAGCTCCTCCAGAAAGTTGGCTTACTGATTAATACACTGTAGACAGATATTCCTGGGCAGCTATGGCAAATGGTATCTGCAGCCAAAATGGACTGACTTATTCAAGACGTCATGTAAGAAATTTCTTTATATGGAGGAATTTTAAGAGTAGACAGAATAGTATACCGCACCactgcctgcccccacccccagccaaacacacacacacagacatatccATCACCCAAGCCTATTAACCATCAGCCTATGGCCAGTCCTGTCCCATCCACACCTTCCACTTTGCTCTCCTGGTATTCACTGGAAGCCAATCCCAGGCATCAGAGGATTTCATCTGTATTGCAGAGACaggttgaataaaagtgacagtGCTTCACCACCTACACTCTAACCAAGAGTCAGAGAGCAGTATTTTCTTGTACTCTTGTGAAACTTCCCAGTTAAGTCCTCCCCTAGAACCTCTAGCCTCCACATTAGTCATTATGTGAAATGGTCATTTCCAAAACCTGATTCATGTCCACTGGTTACTGGAGAATTTCCCTCAGGCTGTGAGCGCCACGAGGGCAAGCAATGTATCTTAATCCTCACCCCTACAGCCCTAATGCTTAGTATCCCATCAGACAGGGTACACAACCGCTCTTTAAGGAGATGCCTGAGTGTGACGTAacacttttagtttcattaaagTGTATGTGGACTGAGATTGTTCCTTTTCTTAAAAGGTCCAAGAGGAAAGTACTTGGAAGAAAAGATTCTGGGGACATGTCTGTTCGAAGTAAATCTAGAGCTTCCCTGGGCAGCAGTAGCAGCAACAGTGCTGGTTCTGTCACCTCAACCAACAGCAATGTGACCACCCCAAACAGCCAGAGGTCTCCTGGCCTCATCTACCGAAATGCCAAAAAGTCCAACACATCGAATGAAGAGTTTAAGCTATTACTCCTCAAGAAAGGCAGTCGCTCGGATTCCAGTTACCGTATGTCTGCTACTGAGATCCTGAAGAGTCCCATCCTGCCCAAACCTCCTGGGGAACTCACAGCCGAGTCCCCCCAAAGCACCCATGAGGCCCATCAGGGGGCACCGGGAACTGAAGCGCTGTCCCCCCTCTCTCCATGCTCCCCACGGGTTAATGCAGAAGGGTTCTCCTCAAAGAACCTTGCCACCCCGGCATCGGCAAGGGTTGGACGTTCCCGGGCTCCCCCTGCGGCCAGCAGCAGCCGCTACAGTGTCCGTTGCAGGCTGTATAATGCGCCCATGCAGGCCATCTCCGAAGGCGAGACAGAAAATTCTGATGGGAGCCCACATGATGACCGATCCTCCCAGAGCTCAACATAGGTGGCCCATGCCAGGCTGGCTGTCAAAGGCCAAAACCTTAGTCATATGAGGATGGAGGAACAGAATGGAAGACTGGGGAGAAGTCAGCACATGGTGGGGTACCATCACGCTTACCAACGAGTTCCTAAATATTTGCTGGGGAAACGGAAGGTGGTTTGGTCTTTCTtgattattttccatatttttaagtaGCTGCActgtctttcatatttttctttagggTAGTTTGATTTACCCAATCTCATTCCTTTTGATAATAGAGAATTTGAAAATGTCTGCTTTTCATGAAACCTAGAAAAAGTTTTCCCAGAGCTGCCTATTCAGAAAACAAAGCCCTCACTGTCATAATTCTTAAGAAGATGAAATACTCTGGAGGTTTggtatatttttacattaaaatgaacTAAAGCAAAATTTAGAAGAACTACACACATGTAAATAccatatttttgataaaaatgtGTAAATAGATTTATGGATGACGAGTGGACATGTGGCCAATTATCTACCACACACCAACTGCTTATAGAACACAACAAATAAAGTGTAATAACTGTATTCTGTGAATACCATTTTCGTATCAAATACCATATTTAAATGTCCACCAATATGATTTCTGAGTGATAAacctcaaaatatgaattttaaactgGTGAAATAAAGGAAATCTCGAGGTCATGTAGTGAAAtgtgattaatttaaaataatgaattcagACTTAACCATTTTTGTGACAAACTGCAGCACCAAACAAACTACTGGTAACACGTGGCTGTGATGTGCCATGTGGCAATTTGGACAGAATGAAAAGcatgcttttgatttttaaaaaaaaaatcagtgagagaAATCATCATTCTCAACATAAAGCCCTGAACAACAGCACTTGACAGTGTCCTTTAAACTTCAGTTTTTCAGTGGAGTGCTTTAAGGAGAATGAGTAGGGAAAAGAGTAGTTAATTTTAGGTTATGGTTTATATTACACTACTGGGGACATAAACAGTCCTAATCTGAGGACTATAATCTTTAAACTCCTTAAACAGTTTAGCAATTAGCTCCAGGTCCTTTAACGAACGAAAATAAAACATAAGCATGCCACAGAGCTGTGGATTTATCAGTAAGTACCTGCAATGAGTTTTCAGTGAAGCTTTCTCTCTGTGCTGATGAGATTCATGCTACctaaaaattaacagaaatgaCACTGTGAACAACGTAGTTGGGAAAtaggtatgtgtatatgcatTATTTATATTCACTGTTAAACTGGGAACGGGGAGCAGCTCTGGTTCACAATGCTACATATAACTGAGTTTTTGTCTGATTTTACTCTATCTGCTTGATGGCAAAAGGGGAGGGTGGTGGGTGGGAAAGGAAATGTCAGGGCAAGTGCTCTGATAAAATGAAGGCAGGGAAACAAGCTGAATTACTTGAAATTACTTGAATTTTCTTgtcttaaaactgaaaaaaaaaatgtagttacaAGTTGAAATCTGCAAATGGGTTTTACACCTGTGATTTTGAAATGAACTGATACTAATGTTTGAAATGACATGTCGGAAATATAAGCAGCTATGTACTTGGAATGTTTTGAATGGGAGAAGGTAGAATGTAGAGAACTAAGAAGGAATACGGCCTATAAAAGAATAGAATGTGAT contains the following coding sequences:
- the NHS gene encoding actin remodeling regulator NHS isoform X3; amino-acid sequence: MGNAQHKRSRYRRRKRTAVSNLDIESKLSVYYRAPWHQQRNIFLPATRPPCVEELHRHARQSLQALRREHRSRSDRREQRAAAALSVVAPPLPAYPPAHSQRRRELKDRHFLTFNSTRSPSPTECCHMTPWSRKSHPPEDEDTDVMLGQRPKNPVHNIPSTLDKQTNWSKALPLPTPEEKMKQDAQVISSCIIPINVTGVGFDREASIRCSLVHSQSVLQRRRKLRRRKTISGIPRRVQQEIDSDESPVARERNVIVHTNPDPSNAVNRRSGTRDSECQTEDILIAAPSRRRIRAQRGQSIAASLSHSAGNISALADKGDTMFTPAVSSRTRSRSLPREGNRGGDAEPKVGAKPSAYEEGEPFVGDQERTLNDGSEAPSSPSAQEHQPTLSPACSQHLHSPQHKLSERGRSRLSRMAADSGSCDISSNSDTFGSPIHCISTAGVLLSSHMDQKDDHQSSSGNWSGSSSTCPSQTSETIPPAASPPLTGSSHCDSELSLNTAPHANEDASVFVTEQYNDHLDKVRGHRANSFTSTVADLLDDPNNSNTSDSEWNYLHHHHDASCRQDFSPERPKADSLGCPSFTSMATYDSFLEKSPSDKADTSSHFSVDTEGYYTSMHFDCGLKGSKSYVCHYAALGPENGQGVGVPPTLPDCAWQDYLDHRRQGRPSISFRKPKAKPTPPKRSSSLRKSDGNADISEKKEQKISSGQLLPHSSREMKLPLDFSNTPSRMENANLPTKQEPSWMNQSEHGIKEPQLDTPDVPPFKDEGAESTHYADLWLLNDLKTNDPYRSLSNSSTATGTTVIECIKSPESSESQTSQSESRATTPSLPSVDNEFKLASPEKLAGLASPSSGYSSQSETPTSSFPTAFFSGPLSPGGSKRKPKVPERKSSLQQPSLKDGVLSLGKDLELPIIPPTHLDLSALHNVLNKPFHHHHPLHVFSHNKQNAVGETLRSNPPPSLAITPTVLKSVNLRSISRSEEVKQKEGNNTNLPYLEESTLTMAALSPGKIRPHMTKKSLSRQYSTEDTILSFLDPSAVEMEPDKLQLEKNHSFDVKNHCDPETVTSAGTNLLDSSVTKDQIHMESEPIPENTPSKSCDFSPEGFQRVSAARPNDLDGKILQCGAGPDGALAQVQKASSADQEEAAHPESVDVLTSQSNSPTRVTDINNQLKHQLGMSRHHDKVPGNISYEAEISTVNPCPEKCSEQENIASGISAKSASDNSGAEETQGSVDEVSLKESSPSDDSVISPLSEDSQAEAESVFVSPNKPRTTEDLFAVIHRSKRKVLGRKDSGDMSVRSKSRASLGSSSSNSAGSVTSTNSNVTTPNSQRSPGLIYRNAKKSNTSNEEFKLLLLKKGSRSDSSYRMSATEILKSPILPKPPGELTAESPQSTHEAHQGAPGTEALSPLSPCSPRVNAEGFSSKNLATPASARVGRSRAPPAASSSRYSVRCRLYNAPMQAISEGETENSDGSPHDDRSSQSST
- the NHS gene encoding actin remodeling regulator NHS isoform X2 gives rise to the protein MPTSPDGRIPGEPARGPAARPGRTGGRISAAGERCAGGLPRAEPEPERAPGEASLGAAPHRNPPGCSATHSPGHAGVFKMGPAWWAGGRAVSNLDIESKLSVYYRAPWHQQRNIFLPATRPPCVEELHRHARQSLQALRREHRSRSDRREQRAAAALSVVAPPLPAYPPAHSQRRRELKDRHFLTFNSTRSPSPTECCHMTPWSRKSHPPEDEDTDVMLGQRPKNPVHNIPSTLDKQTNWSKALPLPTPEEKMKQDAQVISSCIIPINVTGVGFDREASIRCSLVHSQSVLQRRRKLRRRKTISGIPRRVQQEIDSDESPVARERNVIVHTNPDPSNAVNRRSGTRDSECQTEDILIAAPSRRRIRAQRGQSIAASLSHSAGNISALADKGDTMFTPAVSSRTRSRSLPREGNRGGDAEPKVGAKPSAYEEGEPFVGDQERTLNDGSEAPSSPSAQEHQPTLSPACSQHLHSPQHKLSERGRSRLSRMAADSGSCDISSNSDTFGSPIHCISTAGVLLSSHMDQKDDHQSSSGNWSGSSSTCPSQTSETIPPAASPPLTGSSHCDSELSLNTAPHANEDASVFVTEQYNDHLDKVRGHRANSFTSTVADLLDDPNNSNTSDSEWNYLHHHHDASCRQDFSPERPKADSLGCPSFTSMATYDSFLEKSPSDKADTSSHFSVDTEGYYTSMHFDCGLKGSKSYVCHYAALGPENGQGVGVPPTLPDCAWQDYLDHRRQGRPSISFRKPKAKPTPPKRSSSLRKSDGNADISEKKEQKISSGQLLPHSSREMKLPLDFSNTPSRMENANLPTKQEPSWMNQSEHGIKEPQLDTPDVPPFKDEGAESTHYADLWLLNDLKTNDPYRSLSNSSTATGTTVIECIKSPESSESQTSQSESRATTPSLPSVDNEFKLASPEKLAGLASPSSGYSSQSETPTSSFPTAFFSGPLSPGGSKRKPKVPERKSSLQQPSLKDGVLSLGKDLELPIIPPTHLDLSALHNVLNKPFHHHHPLHVFSHNKQNAVGETLRSNPPPSLAITPTVLKSVNLRSISRSEEVKQKEGNNTNLPYLEESTLTMAALSPGKIRPHMTKKSLSRQYSTEDTILSFLDPSAVEMEPDKLQLEKNHSFDVKNHCDPETVTSAGTNLLDSSVTKDQIHMESEPIPENTPSKSCDFSPEGFQRVSAARPNDLDGKILQCGAGPDGALAQVQKASSADQEEAAHPESVDVLTSQSNSPTRVTDINNQLKHQLGMSRHHDKVPGNISYEAEISTVNPCPEKCSEQENIASGISAKSASDNSGAEETQGSVDEVSLKESSPSDDSVISPLSEDSQAEAESVFVSPNKPRTTEDLFAVIHRSKRKVLGRKDSGDMSVRSKSRASLGSSSSNSAGSVTSTNSNVTTPNSQRSPGLIYRNAKKSNTSNEEFKLLLLKKGSRSDSSYRMSATEILKSPILPKPPGELTAESPQSTHEAHQGAPGTEALSPLSPCSPRVNAEGFSSKNLATPASARVGRSRAPPAASSSRYSVRCRLYNAPMQAISEGETENSDGSPHDDRSSQSST